ATCGCCCCGCCCATCGGCTGGTCCATCGAGCGCCTTTACGATCTGTTCCCGCGCCTTGGTGAACGGCGCAAGCAGGAAGGCGTGACCCTTTCGGGGGGTGAGCAGCAGATGCTCGCCATTGCCCGCGCGCTGGCCCGGGACATCAAGGTGCTGCTGCTGGATGAACCCTATGAAGGCCTCGCGCCGGTCATCGTGGACGAGATCGAAAAGACTCTCATCCACATCAAGGAACAGGGCATGACCACGATTCTGGTGGAACAGAACGCGGTGCGCGCGCTGGAACTTGCCGACCGGGCGGTCATTCTGGACACCGGCGGGATCGTCTTTGACGGCACCGCCTCCGAGGTTCTGGAAAACGCCGAGCTGCGCGCCGAATATCTGGCGATCTGATCTCAATTCTCCCCGTCGCACTGGTGTTGTGACTGGTGCGGTTACCTCAAGACCGGTTCCCTTCGGAGCCGGTCTTTTTTGCGTCGGAGCAGGGAAATAGCGCAAAAACCTGCATAAACCAGGGTTATACGCGCCCGGTTTAGCCTCCGCATCCATCCCACGATCTATTCCAGATCCGCCCTGCCCGCTCCGATATGTCCACCACGGCCCGCATGGCGTGCCGCAGTCACATCAGACTGTCACATCAAGGAGACTTATCATGTTCAAACCTTCTGCCCGCATCCTGGCCCTCGCCCTTGTCCTGCCTCTGTCGCTGCCCGTCGCGGCGCTGGCCTCGGATGGCAAGCCCAGCGCCGAAGTCGA
This genomic stretch from Phaeobacter gallaeciensis harbors:
- a CDS encoding ABC transporter ATP-binding protein, yielding MNVKPDFSKNANQATTAPAFLSVWDMHAYYGESYIVQGINFNVHEGEILALLGRNGAGKTSTLRSIARTGSPMVTQGEIWLDHQPLHKMESHEAAAAGLGLVPEDRRIIPGLTVEENLQLAQIAPPIGWSIERLYDLFPRLGERRKQEGVTLSGGEQQMLAIARALARDIKVLLLDEPYEGLAPVIVDEIEKTLIHIKEQGMTTILVEQNAVRALELADRAVILDTGGIVFDGTASEVLENAELRAEYLAI